In Choloepus didactylus isolate mChoDid1 chromosome 6, mChoDid1.pri, whole genome shotgun sequence, one DNA window encodes the following:
- the LOC119538779 gene encoding LOW QUALITY PROTEIN: olfactory receptor 51M1-like (The sequence of the model RefSeq protein was modified relative to this genomic sequence to represent the inferred CDS: substituted 1 base at 1 genomic stop codon), with protein MSVQYPLNPQFMFLSNVTWFSPIFYLTGFPGLEAIEHWIFIPFFFMYLVAISGNCFILVIIKITPHLHTPMYYLLSLLALTDLGLSASTLPTTMGIFWFKCHDIYFGACQIQMFCIHSFSFMESSVLLIMSFDRFVAICHSLRYSVIITGQRVVRVGLVVILRGPVALVPIVLLVKAFPYCGPRVLSHSFCLHQEVIHLACTDTTFNNLYGLTLVVFTVMLDLVLIALSYGLILHTVAGLASQEEQLXAFQTCTSHLCAVLLFFVPMMGLSLVHCFGKHAPPAVHLLMANIYLFVPPMLNPIIYSIKTKEICHAIIKLLGLRKSSVESW; from the coding sequence ATGTCAGTCCAATATCCTCTCAATCCCCAATTCATGTTCCTGTCCAACGTCACTTGGTTTAGCCCCATATTCTACCTCACCGGCTTTCCTGGATTGGAAGCCATCGAACACTGGATTTTCATCCCCTTTTTCTTTATGTACCTGGTGGCCATCTCAGGCAACTGTTTCATCTTGGTAATCATTAAGATCACCCCTCATctacacacacccatgtactaTCTACTTTCGTTGCTGGCCCTCACTGACCTGGGACTGTCAGCGTCCACCTTGCCCACCACTATGGGGATCTTTTGGTTCAAATGCCATGATATCTACTTTGGAGCCTGCCAAATCCAAATGTTCTGCATCCATTCATTTTCCTTCATGGAGTCCTCAGTGCTCCTCATCATGTCCTTTGACCGCTTTGTCGCCATCTGCCACTCCCTGAGATACTCGGTCATTATCACTGGCCAGCGAGTGGTCAGGGTAGGCCTGGTTGTCATCCTCCGGGGTCCTGTGGCCCTTGTCCCCATTGTCCTCCTTGTGAAGGCTTTTCCCTATTGTGGCCCTCGAGTCCTCTCCCACTCCTTTTGTCTACACCAAGAAGTGATACACCTGGCCTGCACAGACACCACCTTCAATAATCTGTATGGGCTGACACTAGTGGTGTTCACTGTCATGCTGGATCTGGTGCTCATCGCACTGTCCTATGGGCTCATCCTGCACACAGTGGCAGGACTGGCCTCCCAAGAGGAGCAGCTCTGAGCCTTCCAAACATGTACCTCACACCTTTGTGCTGTGCTGCTATTCTTTGTGCCCATGATGGGACTGTCCCTGGTGCACTGCTTTGGGAAGCATGCCCCACCAGCTGTCCACCTCCTCATGGCCAATATTTACCTCTTTGTGCCTCCCATGCTTAACCCAATCATATACAGTATTAAGACCAAGGAGATCTGCCATGCCATCATCAAGCTCCTGGGACTTAGAAAGAGCAGTGTAGAATCCTGGTGA
- the LOC119537579 gene encoding olfactory receptor 51B6: MEKAHHWISIPLLLVYISILLDNGTLIFLIRNDHNLHEPMYYFLAMLAATDLGVTLTTMPTVLGVLWFNHREISHGACFSQTYFIHILSIVESGVLLAMAYDPFIAFRNPLRYTSILTNIRVMKIGIGVLTRAGLSIMPIIIWLHWFPYCQSHVLSHAFCLHQDVIKLACADITFNLLYPVIVVFAMVLLDFLIIFFSYILILKTVMGIASGEERAKALNTCVSHICCILVFYVTVVRLAFIHRFGKHAPHVVHITMGYIYFLFPHS, from the coding sequence ATGGAGAAGGCACATCACTGGATCTCCATCCCATTATTGCTAGTCTACATCTCCATACTTCTTGACAATGGAACTCTCATCTTTCTTATCAGAAATGACCATAATCTCCATGAGCCCATGTACTATTTCTTAGCTATGCTGGCAGCCACAGATCTTGGGGTGACTCTGACTACAATGCCCACTGTGCTGGGTGTCCTCTGGTTTAATCACAGAGAGATCAGCCATGGGGCCTGCTTCTCTCAAACCTACTTTATTCATATACTTTCTATTGTGGAGTCAGGTGTCTTGCTTGCTATGGCCTATGATCCCTTCATTGCCTTTCGCAATCCCTTGAGATATACTTCCATCCTTACCAACATCCGGGTAATGAAGATTGGGATAGGAGTATTGACAAGGGCTGGTCTGTCAATTATGCCAATAATAATTTGGCTGCACTGGTTTCCCTATTGTCAATCCCATGTACTCTCCCATGCTTTCTGTCTGCACCAAGATGTCATCAAACTAGCCTGTGCTGACATCACCTTCAATCTTCTCTATCCAGTTATAGTTGTGTTTGCAATGGTCCTATTGGACTTTCTCATCATCTTTTTCTCCTACATTTTGATCCTCAAGACTGTCATGGGCATTGCTTCTGGAGAGGAGAGAGCTAAAGCCCTCAATACGTGTGTCTCCCATATCTGCTGCATCTTGGTTTTCTATGTAACTGTAGTTCGGCTGGCATTTATTCATAGGTTTGGAAAACATGCTCCTCATGTGGTTCACATCACAATGGGCTATATCTACTTCCTTTTCCCCCATTCATGA